A single genomic interval of Scylla paramamosain isolate STU-SP2022 chromosome 12, ASM3559412v1, whole genome shotgun sequence harbors:
- the LOC135105426 gene encoding uncharacterized protein LOC135105426, translating into MNMANAVLTSFPAILRNSDLEEHELQLQWKLRIQRKFQNSRKRQDSSVTEVTSRKKKIPCIAPKETMCPLMYGVKAYLPPRPHSEDDESLERHRQWLALHWMKKDPELDKIIKEFLRLEPQADEPDPRVAVLKGLEKYRLPIIAILKKRKAVPLYMETLLELYDHDESQFQ; encoded by the exons atgaatatggcaaatgctgttttgacatcatttcctgccatcctgagaaacagtgatctcgaggagcatgaattgcagctgcaatggaaattgcgcatccagcgcaagtttcagaattcaagaaagaggcaggattcctcagtgactgaggtgacgtcaaggaaaaagaagatcccttgtatagcgccaaaagagactatgtgtccactgatgtatggagtaaaggcttaccttccaccaaggccccattcagaagatgatgagtcattagagagacatagacagtggcttgctctacactggatgaagaaagatcccgagttagataag ataatcaaggagttcctgagattagaaccacaagcggatgaaccagacccaagagtagcagttttgaaagggttggagaaatataggctcccaataattgccattctcaaaaaaagaaaagcagttcctctgtatatggaaaccttacttgaactctatgaccacgatgaaagtcaat tccaataa